The following is a genomic window from bacterium.
AGAATTCCAGCCTCCATCCACATGGAAAACAAGCGGTCTTAAACCAAGTATTTTTTTGGCAAAATAGGTAAGATATGAACTATCTACCCCACCACTTATCCCAATTATACAATCGTATTCTTTGTTTTTGCCATAATCTTTTATCTTTTTAACAATCTCCTGAAGTTTTTGATAACCTGATTCATCGCGATGCCAATCAGGTTTTATTTTTTCATCAAAGAAATGGCAAAAACTACACACACCATTTTCATCAAAAGTAATCTCCCGGGCTGTAGTATCCATCACACAGCGTGAACATATTTGATAGTTTCCTTGTTCCATTTATGTTTCCTCTCTGAGATTGGACAGAACACTATACCAATCTTTTTTCCAATTCTTGATATTCAGGATAGGTAATAAGCACCGCCCGATGCTTGCCGTGAAAAACAAACATACTTCCCGCGGCAACTGCTGATGCATTTCCTTTTTTCACCGCATCAACAAAATCATCAATCTTCCCTGCTCCTCCCATAGCTATTACCGGAATAGATAAAACATTTGTAATTTTTCTTATCAAATCAATATCATATCCTCCCTGTGTGCCATCGCGGTCAACGGAGTTAAGTAAAATCTCACCTGCCCCCATCTCCTGAGTTGTGATAGCAAATTCAATCGGGTCAATGTCTGTTATCTTATTTCTGGTATGGTCATAGACCTTATATTTTCCCAAAAAGTTCTTTTTTACATCTATCGTTACGACTATGCTCTGACTGCCAAATATTTCGGATGCCTGTTTTATAAAGTCTATATTTTTCAGGGCAAAAGAGTTTATAGAAATTTTTTCAACTCCAATGGAAAATATCTTTTGTATATCTTCAAGGCGACTAATTCCACCGCCATAGCACAAAGGCATAAAACACTCACCGACAATATTCTGGAGTATTTCAAAATTTGGGCTTCTGCCAACCTTTGAGGCAATAATATCTAAAAATATTAATTCATCTACCTCTTTTTCATTAAATATTCTTATCGCATTTATGGGGTCACCGACATATTTTGGTTCTTTAAATCTAATCGTTTTTACCAGCCCTTGATTTTGTAAAAGCAGGCACGGAATAACTCTGTTTTTTAGCATCATAACTCCACAAAGTTTCGTAATAATGTCATGCCAAATTTATGGCTTTTTTCAGGATGGAATTGAACACCGATGATATTGTCCTTTTGAACGGCTGAAACAAAATTATAACCGTAACAAGTTTCTGCCAGAATATCTAATCTATTATGACATACCACATAATAAGAGTGGACAAAATAAAATCGTGATTGCTCAAGACTGTTGAACATACAGTTTTCTTTGACTAATTCCACCGTATTCCAGCCCATATGCGGTATTTTCAGGTTGCAGGAAGTGTCAAACTTGAATCTTACTACCTCTGCATCCAGCCAGCCAAGTCCTGATAAAGTTCCTTCCTCACTTCGTTTGGCCAACAATTGCATCCCAAGACAGATACCCAGTATCGGGATTTTTTTATTAAAAATTATTTCGTTTAGAATCGGTATTAATCCTGACTTATTGAGATTTGTCATCCCATTGTCAAAAGCACCAACCCCTGGAAGAATAAGCTTATCTGCCTTTTCAATATCTGGCATCTTTGAGGAACTAATAGCGTTAGCCCCTATTTTTTTGAGCATATTCAGGATAGAACCTGAATTCCCCATACTGTAATCAAGTATTACTATCATCATAGTTCAACCTCAACGGATAGAAATTTACTTTGTAAGTCCTGAAGGATACTCTGATTTTTGGTTACCTGAGTATCTGCATTTTCTCTATTACTCATTCTGGGAATATGTTACCAAAATTTTTATGCCGTGTCAAGTAAAAGTTACCACGAATTAAACGAATTTTACGAATGAATACTAATTATTAGAATTAATGTAACCGTTCAGGTAGTCTGGTGTCTAGGTGTCTATGTGTCTGGGTTACATAGACTACCAGACACTTAGACACATTTTTATTCGTCCAATTCGTGAAATTCGTGGTATATTTTATACTATCCTATATGATCGTAAAAGTTTGACACAGCATTTTATTCTTGACAACCAACATTGTATATGATAAAATTTATTTAGATTATAAGGACGGAGGGAATGAAGTTGGATTTTTCAAATAAGGTAGTTTTAATAACGGGTGGGACGGGTTCATTTGGCAGGAAATTTGTAGAAATTCTCCTTAAAGAGTATAACCCTAAAAAATTGATTGTCTTTAGCCGAGATGAAATGAAACAATTTGAAATGGCTCAAGAGATTTTCAGTGAGAAAGAGTATGAAAATATAAGATATTTTATAGGCGATGTGCGGGATAAGGAGAGATTGCATCGGGCATTTCATGGAGTTGATATTATAGTTCATGCCGCCGCTCTAAAACAGGTTCCTGCCGCTGAATATAATCCATTTGAGGCTGTAAAAACCAATATCATCGGTGCCGAAAATGTCATCAATGTCGCCATAGACCAAAAGGTTGACCGGGTTATTGCTTTAAGCACAGATAAAGCAACCACCCCAATTAATCTCTATGGGGCTACCAAACTCTGTGCAGATAAACTATTTGTAGCCGGGAATGCCTATTCAGGGGATGCAAATACAAAATTTAGCGCGGTCAGGTATGGTAATGTAATCAATAGCAGGGGTAGTGTTATACCTTTATTCAAAGAAAAAAGGAAAACAGGAACAATACCTATTACCGATAATAGAATGACCCGATTTTGGATTACTCTGGAGCAAGGGGTAAGGTTTGTAATCAAATGTTTAAGTCTTATGAAGGGAGGAGAGATATTTGTTCCCAAGATTCCCAGTATGAATATTATGGATATAGCTGAGGTAATTGCCCCTGAATGTAAATATGAATTTATAGGTATCCGACCAGGAGAAAAACTTCAGGAGGTGCTCATTCCAGAAGACGATGCCAGACATACATTAGAATTTGATGATTTCTTTGTTATCCAACCTGAATTTTCTTATGTAACTCACGAAAAGATAGAGGGAGGTAAGCCACTTCCTGATGGATTCAGATATGCCAGCAATACCAATGATAAATGGCTAACAAAGGAAGAACTAAAAAGGATGATTGAGGAATGAAAAAATTTATTCCTTATGGCAGACAGTGGATTGAAGATGATGAGATTAAAGCAGTAGTAGAGGTGCTAAAGTCTGATTGGGTTACTCAAGGACCAAAGGTAGAGGAGTTCGAAAGAAGAATAACAGAGTATTGTGGGGCAAAATTTGCTGTGGTTGTATCCAGTGGAACAGCGGCTCTTCACATTGCTTGTTTATCGGCTGGGATAGGAAAGGATGATGAAGTAATTACCTCACCTATAACCTTTGTTGCCAGTAGTAATTGTGTGTTATACTGCGGCGGACGACCTGTCTTTGCCGATATAGAAGAGGATACAGCTAATATTGCCTCAGATGAGATAAAAAAGAGAATTACCTCAAAAACTAAGGCAATAATTCCTGTTGATTTTGCAGGACATCCTTGCGATTTAGAAGCAATTGGCAAGATTGCTAATGAAAATAATCTAATCATAATCAAAGATGCCTGTCATTCTTTAGGGGCAGAATACAGAAGCCAGAAGTTAGAATGGGTGAAGGTTGGAAGTTGTAAGCATTCGGATATGACGGTCTTTAGTTTCCATCCGGTTAAACATATTACCACAGGAGAAGGCGGTGCGGTTTTAACCAACAATAAAGAGTTCTACGAAAAACTATTGATGTTTAGAAATCATGGAATTACAAAAGAAAAAACAAGGCTGATAAATAAAAATGAATGTCTCTGGTATTATGAAATGCAAGAATTGGGTTTTAATTACCGAATTACTGATTTCCAGTGTGCTTTAGGTATTAAACAGTTAGAAAGAGTAGATGATTTTGTTGCCAGAAGAAGAGAGATTGCAGATAAATACAACGAAGCGTTCAAAGATATGGATGCGATAACTACCCCTTGCGAAAAAGAGAATGTAAAATCTTCTTACCATTTATATGTTATCCAGTTAAAAAAAGGATTAAATCGAAAAGAAATATTTGATGCCTTGAGGGAGGAAGGAATAGGTGTGCAGGTTCATTATATCCCTGTTCATCTCCAGCCTTATTATCAACAAAACATGGGATATAAAAAGGGGGCTTATCCAAAAGCAGAGCAGTTTTATGAAAGGGCTTTGAGCCTTCCTCTGTTCCCTAAGATGAGTAACAAAGAGATTGAAAGAGTAATTAAGATTGTCCCAAAAATAATACCCAGAGGAAAATATAATCAATGAAAACCCTTATTATTTATCCTTGTTTAAGACCAGAACGTCCCCATCGTAATTTCCCGATAGGTCTGGCGTATATTGCTAGTGCGATAGAAAGAGCAGGGTATAAATTTGATATTTTAGATATAGAGGCTCATAGATATACGGCTTCTGGACTTGAAGATATATTAAAAAAGAAAGAATTTGATGTAGTAGCATTTGGCACTCTTGTTACTGGTTACAAGATTGCAAAATTTTTAAGTAGATTAATTCGAGATATTAACAAAGATGCTGTCATTATTGCGGGTAATTCTGTTGCCTCTTCAATCCCGGAGGTATTATTATCTAAAACAGAGGTTGATATTGCTGTAATGGGTGAAGGAGATATTACAATTGTTGAACTTTTGGATGCAATAGAGAGAAATCGTCCATTAGAAGAG
Proteins encoded in this region:
- the pseB gene encoding UDP-N-acetylglucosamine 4,6-dehydratase (inverting), whose product is MKLDFSNKVVLITGGTGSFGRKFVEILLKEYNPKKLIVFSRDEMKQFEMAQEIFSEKEYENIRYFIGDVRDKERLHRAFHGVDIIVHAAALKQVPAAEYNPFEAVKTNIIGAENVINVAIDQKVDRVIALSTDKATTPINLYGATKLCADKLFVAGNAYSGDANTKFSAVRYGNVINSRGSVIPLFKEKRKTGTIPITDNRMTRFWITLEQGVRFVIKCLSLMKGGEIFVPKIPSMNIMDIAEVIAPECKYEFIGIRPGEKLQEVLIPEDDARHTLEFDDFFVIQPEFSYVTHEKIEGGKPLPDGFRYASNTNDKWLTKEELKRMIEE
- the pseC gene encoding UDP-4-amino-4,6-dideoxy-N-acetyl-beta-L-altrosamine transaminase — encoded protein: MKKFIPYGRQWIEDDEIKAVVEVLKSDWVTQGPKVEEFERRITEYCGAKFAVVVSSGTAALHIACLSAGIGKDDEVITSPITFVASSNCVLYCGGRPVFADIEEDTANIASDEIKKRITSKTKAIIPVDFAGHPCDLEAIGKIANENNLIIIKDACHSLGAEYRSQKLEWVKVGSCKHSDMTVFSFHPVKHITTGEGGAVLTNNKEFYEKLLMFRNHGITKEKTRLINKNECLWYYEMQELGFNYRITDFQCALGIKQLERVDDFVARRREIADKYNEAFKDMDAITTPCEKENVKSSYHLYVIQLKKGLNRKEIFDALREEGIGVQVHYIPVHLQPYYQQNMGYKKGAYPKAEQFYERALSLPLFPKMSNKEIERVIKIVPKIIPRGKYNQ
- the hisH gene encoding imidazole glycerol phosphate synthase subunit HisH, with the protein product MIVILDYSMGNSGSILNMLKKIGANAISSSKMPDIEKADKLILPGVGAFDNGMTNLNKSGLIPILNEIIFNKKIPILGICLGMQLLAKRSEEGTLSGLGWLDAEVVRFKFDTSCNLKIPHMGWNTVELVKENCMFNSLEQSRFYFVHSYYVVCHNRLDILAETCYGYNFVSAVQKDNIIGVQFHPEKSHKFGMTLLRNFVEL
- a CDS encoding AglZ/HisF2 family acetamidino modification protein, producing the protein MLKNRVIPCLLLQNQGLVKTIRFKEPKYVGDPINAIRIFNEKEVDELIFLDIIASKVGRSPNFEILQNIVGECFMPLCYGGGISRLEDIQKIFSIGVEKISINSFALKNIDFIKQASEIFGSQSIVVTIDVKKNFLGKYKVYDHTRNKITDIDPIEFAITTQEMGAGEILLNSVDRDGTQGGYDIDLIRKITNVLSIPVIAMGGAGKIDDFVDAVKKGNASAVAAGSMFVFHGKHRAVLITYPEYQELEKRLV